Proteins from a genomic interval of Desulfofustis limnaeus:
- a CDS encoding tyrosine-type recombinase/integrase translates to MPLTDTAIRNAKPQSRQYKLTDEKGMYLLVNQVGKYFRLDYRYAGKRKTLALGVYPDVKLAEAREKRDEARKMIASGIDPGQTRKIEKFIQVAKTENNFEAIAREWHGKFSSNWARSHATKIIRRLELYIFPYLGARPISEIAPPELLGVLRRVESQGILETAHRAQQNCGQIFRYAIATGRAERDPSADLRGALTPAKHGRMATIIEPKKIGELLRAIDGYQGTPVARCALKLAPLVFVRPGELRHAEWSEIDLDNAEWRIPAIKMKMKDPHIVPLSRQSVEVLHEILPITRGGRYVFPSIRTNSRPMSENTVLAALRRMGFEKEEMSGHGFRAMASTVLHEQGWRSDVIERQLAHAERNSIKAAYNHAQHLPERRKMMQAWADYLDTLKKGNKVVPIFRAVGGE, encoded by the coding sequence ATGCCGCTCACAGATACCGCCATTCGCAACGCCAAGCCCCAGAGCAGACAGTACAAGCTGACCGATGAAAAAGGAATGTACCTTCTGGTCAATCAAGTGGGGAAGTACTTTCGCCTCGATTATCGATATGCGGGCAAACGTAAGACGCTCGCCCTTGGTGTATACCCTGATGTGAAACTTGCTGAAGCGAGAGAAAAAAGGGATGAGGCTCGGAAAATGATAGCCAGCGGCATTGACCCTGGTCAGACACGGAAGATTGAAAAGTTTATCCAGGTGGCGAAAACAGAAAACAATTTTGAAGCTATAGCTCGTGAGTGGCACGGTAAGTTCTCTTCCAATTGGGCTCGTAGTCATGCCACAAAAATTATCCGCCGGCTTGAATTGTATATTTTTCCCTATCTTGGTGCCAGACCGATCTCAGAGATAGCCCCGCCAGAACTTCTAGGTGTACTTCGCAGGGTTGAAAGTCAAGGCATCCTTGAGACCGCCCACCGAGCCCAACAAAACTGCGGGCAGATCTTCCGGTATGCTATCGCCACTGGCAGAGCAGAACGGGATCCTTCTGCAGATCTTCGCGGCGCACTAACGCCAGCCAAACACGGTCGTATGGCAACCATCATCGAACCAAAAAAAATCGGGGAACTCCTCCGCGCAATTGATGGGTATCAGGGAACACCAGTTGCGAGATGCGCCTTGAAGTTGGCCCCGTTAGTTTTCGTTCGACCTGGGGAGCTACGTCATGCTGAATGGTCTGAAATTGATCTTGATAATGCAGAGTGGCGCATACCTGCCATAAAGATGAAGATGAAGGACCCGCACATTGTACCCCTTTCGCGGCAGTCTGTGGAAGTGTTGCATGAAATTCTGCCGATTACCAGAGGGGGGCGATATGTCTTTCCCAGTATCAGAACAAATTCTCGGCCAATGAGCGAAAATACTGTCCTAGCAGCTTTACGGCGGATGGGTTTTGAAAAGGAAGAAATGTCCGGGCATGGTTTCAGGGCCATGGCATCAACGGTATTGCACGAACAGGGGTGGCGTTCGGATGTTATTGAGCGCCAACTAGCTCATGCAGAGCGAAACAGTATAAAAGCGGCTTATAACCACGCGCAGCATCTTCCTGAACGTAGGAAAATGATGCAGGCGTGGGCTGACTATCTGGATACCTTGAAAAAAGGCAACAAAGTGGTGCCAATTTTCAGGGCGGTTGGAGGAGAATAA
- the groL gene encoding chaperonin GroEL (60 kDa chaperone family; promotes refolding of misfolded polypeptides especially under stressful conditions; forms two stacked rings of heptamers to form a barrel-shaped 14mer; ends can be capped by GroES; misfolded proteins enter the barrel where they are refolded when GroES binds), with product MAAKEIKFGVKGREKIIIGVNTLANAVKATLGPKGRNVLIEKSFGAPTITKDGVTVAKEIELKDKFENMGAQMVKEVASKTSDVAGDGTTTATVLAQAIYTEGARLVAAGSNPMELKRGIDKSVEVVVKKLKEISTPTKEQKEIAQVGTISANSDETIGSIIAEAMDKVGKEGVITVEEAKSMETTLEVVEGMQFDRGYLSPYFVTDPERMEVAMDNPYLLLVEKKVSSMKDLLPILESVAKMGKGLFIIAEDVEGEALATLVVNKLRGTLNVAAVKAPGFGDRRKAMLQDIAILTGGQVVTEDLGIKLENITINDLGTAKRIVVDKDNTTIIDGAGSKEQIAARVKQIRAQIEDTTSDYDREKLQERLAKLIGGVAVINVGAATEVEMKEKKARVEDALNATRAAVEEGVVPGGGVAYIRCLPALDALKLEGEEALGKKILLRALEEPIRQIANNAGHEGSIVVEHVKKLEGAMGFNAASEEYADLIEAGVIDPAKVTRTALQNAASVASMLLTTECVIAEIPEEKESPAMPPGGMGGMGGMGGMM from the coding sequence ATGGCTGCAAAAGAAATTAAATTCGGTGTCAAAGGCCGGGAGAAAATTATCATCGGCGTAAATACGCTGGCAAACGCCGTCAAGGCGACCCTCGGTCCGAAAGGCCGCAACGTTCTCATCGAGAAATCCTTCGGCGCTCCGACCATCACCAAGGACGGCGTAACGGTAGCCAAAGAGATCGAGCTGAAAGACAAGTTCGAGAACATGGGTGCCCAGATGGTCAAGGAAGTCGCTTCCAAGACCTCTGACGTGGCCGGTGACGGCACCACCACTGCTACCGTGCTGGCCCAGGCCATCTATACCGAGGGCGCCAGACTGGTCGCTGCCGGCAGCAACCCGATGGAGTTGAAGCGCGGGATCGACAAATCGGTCGAAGTGGTTGTTAAAAAGCTGAAGGAGATCTCCACCCCGACCAAGGAGCAAAAAGAAATCGCCCAGGTCGGCACCATCTCCGCCAACAGCGACGAGACCATCGGCAGCATTATCGCCGAGGCCATGGACAAGGTCGGCAAGGAAGGCGTCATCACCGTCGAGGAAGCCAAATCCATGGAGACCACCCTGGAAGTCGTCGAGGGTATGCAGTTTGATCGTGGCTACCTGTCTCCGTACTTCGTCACCGATCCGGAGCGGATGGAAGTTGCCATGGACAATCCCTACCTGCTGCTCGTCGAGAAGAAGGTCTCCAGCATGAAGGACCTGCTGCCGATTCTCGAATCCGTTGCCAAGATGGGTAAAGGGCTGTTCATCATCGCCGAGGATGTGGAAGGCGAGGCGCTGGCCACCCTGGTGGTCAACAAGCTGCGCGGCACGCTCAACGTGGCTGCCGTCAAGGCACCCGGTTTCGGCGATCGTCGCAAGGCAATGCTGCAGGATATCGCCATCCTGACCGGTGGCCAGGTAGTGACCGAAGATCTCGGCATCAAGCTCGAGAACATCACCATCAATGATCTCGGTACCGCCAAGCGGATCGTGGTCGACAAGGACAATACCACCATCATCGACGGCGCCGGTTCCAAAGAGCAGATCGCCGCCCGCGTCAAGCAGATTCGCGCCCAGATCGAGGACACCACCTCCGATTACGATCGTGAAAAACTGCAGGAGCGCCTGGCCAAGTTGATCGGCGGTGTCGCCGTCATCAACGTCGGAGCCGCCACCGAGGTCGAGATGAAAGAGAAGAAGGCCCGCGTCGAGGATGCCCTGAACGCCACTCGCGCTGCAGTGGAAGAGGGTGTTGTACCCGGCGGCGGTGTCGCGTACATCCGTTGTCTGCCTGCTCTGGATGCCCTCAAACTGGAAGGTGAAGAGGCTCTTGGCAAGAAGATCCTGCTCCGCGCTCTCGAAGAGCCGATTCGCCAGATCGCCAACAACGCCGGTCACGAAGGTTCCATCGTCGTCGAACACGTGAAGAAGCTGGAAGGCGCCATGGGCTTCAACGCCGCTTCCGAGGAGTATGCGGACCTGATCGAGGCCGGTGTCATTGACCCTGCCAAGGTGACCCGCACCGCTCTGCAGAACGCTGCGTCGGTTGCATCCATGTTGCTCACCACCGAGTGTGTGATTGCCGAGATTCCGGAAGAGAAGGAATCTCCGGCAATGCCTCCAGGCGGTATGGGCGGCATGGGCGGCATGGGTGGCATGATGTAA
- a CDS encoding branched-chain amino acid aminotransferase, translating into MWKNIDIAVEKTTKLKDKPEADKLGFGRHFTDHMFLMDWNRELGWHQARICPYQPFHMDPAATVLHYGQAIFEGLKAYRGDNGQIYLFRPEDNLERMNRGAVRMSMPRFSVDLVLKGLKALVYLDRDWIPAVNGASLYLRPTMIGVDPYLGLKPADTYTFYIIMSPVGSYYSGGFSPTKIYVCRDYVRAVKGGVGEVKTAGNYAASLLAYDMANKAGYTQVLWLDACERKYVEEVGTSNIFFVLDDTVVTPPLGGSILGGITRDSVINLAQNWGMTVQERPITIDEVLAASRDGRLKEAFATGTAAVISPVGELFCDETSYPINGGAAGPLAERLFAELQAIQYGRGEDPFNWRMRVG; encoded by the coding sequence ATGTGGAAAAATATTGATATTGCGGTTGAAAAGACAACGAAGCTGAAGGACAAACCGGAGGCCGACAAGCTCGGTTTCGGCAGGCATTTTACCGATCACATGTTTCTCATGGACTGGAATCGCGAGCTGGGCTGGCATCAGGCCCGGATCTGTCCGTACCAGCCGTTTCACATGGATCCTGCCGCCACGGTGCTGCATTACGGTCAGGCCATATTCGAGGGGTTGAAGGCTTATCGGGGTGACAACGGGCAGATCTATCTGTTTCGCCCGGAGGATAATCTGGAACGGATGAACCGAGGTGCGGTTCGCATGAGCATGCCGCGCTTTTCCGTGGATTTGGTGCTCAAGGGTCTCAAGGCGCTGGTGTATCTGGACCGTGATTGGATTCCGGCGGTCAACGGCGCTTCTTTGTACCTGCGACCGACCATGATCGGTGTCGATCCCTACCTGGGGCTCAAGCCGGCCGACACCTACACCTTCTATATCATAATGAGCCCGGTTGGCTCTTACTACTCGGGTGGCTTCAGCCCGACCAAGATCTACGTCTGCCGCGATTACGTGCGGGCGGTCAAGGGTGGGGTCGGAGAGGTGAAGACCGCCGGCAACTACGCAGCCTCCCTGCTGGCCTACGACATGGCCAACAAGGCCGGCTATACCCAGGTCCTGTGGCTGGATGCTTGCGAGCGAAAGTATGTGGAGGAGGTCGGAACCAGCAATATTTTCTTCGTTCTGGACGACACCGTGGTGACGCCGCCGCTGGGCGGGTCGATCCTGGGCGGTATCACCAGGGACTCGGTGATCAATCTGGCCCAGAACTGGGGGATGACGGTGCAGGAGCGGCCGATTACCATCGACGAAGTGCTGGCCGCCTCCCGTGACGGTCGGCTCAAGGAGGCCTTCGCCACCGGTACCGCCGCAGTCATTTCGCCCGTCGGCGAATTGTTCTGCGACGAGACCTCGTATCCGATCAACGGCGGCGCCGCCGGCCCGCTGGCGGAGCGACTGTTTGCGGAACTGCAGGCGATTCAGTATGGTCGCGGCGAGGACCCCTTCAATTGGAGGATGCGGGTCGGCTGA
- the groES gene encoding co-chaperone GroES, whose amino-acid sequence MKIRPLNDRLLVKRLEEEEKTAGGIIIPDSAKEKPAQGKVIAVGPGKLNDAGQRVALQVKADDVILFSKYGGTDVKLDGEDYLIMREDDVLGIVEK is encoded by the coding sequence ATGAAAATTCGTCCGTTGAATGATCGCCTTCTTGTGAAAAGACTTGAGGAGGAAGAAAAAACCGCCGGCGGCATCATCATCCCTGACAGTGCGAAAGAAAAGCCGGCCCAGGGTAAAGTCATAGCCGTTGGCCCGGGTAAACTGAACGACGCCGGGCAGCGTGTCGCCCTGCAGGTCAAAGCTGATGACGTCATCCTGTTCTCCAAGTACGGCGGCACCGACGTGAAGCTTGACGGCGAGGATTATCTGATCATGCGTGAAGATGACGTCCTGGGTATCGTTGAAAAGTAA
- a CDS encoding AI-2E family transporter, translating to MPEDSPRHHYPADGPSPMQVRYFLLVLLVSLFFLGRVLIPFWSILVLSFLLSSFFRPVYLFCNRRLSSSLSSIITCLLITAIVFVPLILFIGALSNEALSVYQWGRDSRFWLKLQTFIQESELIGQAQEYLRDFGIDFDATQISNTLADVVKVAGLMLYNQASAWAANIMQFLFLFIMMILIIFFLLIDLPRLVEFMIRMSPLPDDEDRLLVKKFEEIATAVLKGNGICGLIQGVIGGIVFYLLGISSPILWGFIMGVLAFLPILGIGAVMIPASLILALNDRLPAGIFLFCFYLSLSLPVEYLLKPKLVGSQAQMHTLLVFLSIIGGLSVYGVLGIIYGPLILTAFLTLSDIYLKKYEYYVQHF from the coding sequence ATGCCAGAAGATTCCCCGCGCCACCATTACCCAGCTGACGGGCCCAGTCCGATGCAGGTCCGTTATTTCCTGCTGGTGCTGCTGGTGTCGCTGTTCTTCCTTGGCCGCGTGCTTATACCGTTCTGGTCGATATTGGTCCTTTCCTTTCTGTTGTCCAGTTTTTTTCGCCCGGTCTATCTCTTTTGCAATCGCCGACTATCTTCATCCTTGTCCTCGATCATCACCTGCCTGCTGATCACCGCCATCGTCTTCGTCCCCCTCATCCTGTTCATCGGTGCCCTCTCCAACGAAGCCCTCAGCGTCTATCAATGGGGCCGGGACAGCAGGTTCTGGCTGAAGCTGCAGACCTTCATCCAGGAGAGCGAATTGATCGGCCAGGCCCAGGAATATCTGCGGGATTTCGGCATCGATTTCGACGCCACGCAGATCTCCAACACGCTGGCCGATGTGGTCAAGGTAGCCGGCTTGATGCTCTATAACCAGGCCAGCGCCTGGGCGGCCAATATCATGCAGTTCCTCTTCCTGTTCATCATGATGATCCTGATCATCTTCTTTCTGCTGATCGACCTGCCGCGCCTGGTGGAGTTCATGATTCGCATGTCACCGCTGCCGGACGACGAGGACCGGCTGCTGGTGAAGAAATTCGAGGAAATCGCCACGGCGGTCCTGAAGGGAAACGGCATCTGCGGCCTCATTCAGGGGGTCATCGGCGGCATCGTCTTTTACCTCCTCGGGATTAGTTCACCGATTCTCTGGGGATTCATCATGGGCGTCCTGGCCTTCCTGCCGATTCTCGGAATCGGCGCCGTCATGATCCCCGCCTCGCTGATCCTCGCCCTCAACGACCGGCTGCCGGCCGGCATCTTCCTCTTTTGCTTCTACCTGTCCCTGTCGCTCCCCGTGGAGTACCTGCTCAAACCGAAGCTGGTGGGCTCCCAGGCGCAGATGCACACCCTACTGGTCTTTCTATCCATCATCGGCGGCCTGAGCGTTTACGGTGTTCTCGGCATCATCTACGGTCCGCTGATCCTCACCGCGTTTCTCACGCTGTCCGACATCTATCTGAAAAAATACGAATACTACGTGCAGCACTTCTAG
- a CDS encoding amidohydrolase family protein yields the protein MNGDFHHILVGWLIDGSGSPARKNQVLHVRDGIISSITPFQAGDRPAPELATDLSHAVVVPPLIDAHVHLCMSGTIDRNFRKEQQEADCDRLRPVAKEHLRQLFSHGVLAVRDGGDRLGCLLGYESELIGQRVLVRRAGRAYYRQGRYGRLIGGRPVAGERLVVAYEQDGQPVDQVKVVNSGLNSLTDFGRQTQPQFSSTELGELVRLAHAQGRTVMVHANGCLPVREAVLAGCDSVEHGYFMGRENLALMADRGTFWVPTAYTMKAYGEAADRQPERVDRTVVQRTLEHQLEQLTVARQLGVRVALGTDAGSTGVLHGEAVVEEMKLLMRAGYRLEEALGSATAVNASLLGLDRQWGRLAPGRPAHFLVTRGTPAQLPRKLSYLEAIYRFGRPDPAYRR from the coding sequence ATGAACGGCGATTTTCACCATATCCTTGTCGGTTGGTTGATTGACGGGAGCGGCAGCCCGGCCCGGAAAAACCAGGTGCTGCATGTCCGCGACGGCATTATCAGCTCGATAACCCCTTTTCAGGCCGGTGACCGGCCTGCCCCCGAACTGGCGACCGATTTGTCGCATGCGGTGGTGGTACCGCCCTTGATCGATGCCCACGTTCATCTCTGCATGTCCGGCACCATCGACCGGAACTTCCGCAAGGAGCAGCAGGAGGCCGATTGCGACCGTTTGCGGCCGGTGGCAAAGGAGCACCTGCGTCAACTCTTCAGCCACGGGGTACTGGCCGTGCGTGATGGCGGCGACCGCCTCGGGTGCCTGCTTGGTTATGAGTCGGAGTTGATCGGGCAGCGGGTGCTGGTCCGCCGGGCGGGACGGGCCTATTATCGTCAGGGACGCTACGGCCGTCTGATCGGCGGCCGGCCGGTGGCCGGAGAACGGCTGGTTGTTGCCTATGAGCAGGACGGTCAACCTGTCGATCAGGTCAAGGTGGTCAATTCCGGTTTGAACAGCCTTACCGATTTTGGCCGTCAGACCCAGCCGCAGTTCAGCAGCACCGAATTGGGCGAGCTGGTGCGGTTGGCTCACGCCCAAGGGCGGACGGTCATGGTCCACGCCAACGGTTGCCTGCCGGTGCGCGAGGCGGTGCTGGCCGGCTGCGATTCGGTGGAGCACGGTTATTTCATGGGACGGGAGAACCTGGCATTGATGGCGGATCGGGGAACGTTCTGGGTGCCGACCGCCTATACCATGAAGGCCTACGGAGAAGCGGCCGATCGGCAGCCGGAGCGGGTTGATCGGACGGTGGTGCAACGAACTCTGGAGCACCAGCTGGAGCAGCTGACCGTGGCGCGTCAGCTTGGGGTGCGCGTGGCTCTGGGGACCGATGCCGGCAGCACCGGCGTGTTGCACGGTGAAGCAGTGGTGGAGGAAATGAAGCTGTTGATGCGGGCCGGCTACCGCCTGGAGGAAGCGCTCGGGTCCGCCACTGCGGTCAATGCGTCCCTGCTTGGCCTGGACCGGCAGTGGGGCCGGCTCGCCCCGGGACGGCCGGCCCATTTCCTCGTGACCCGTGGTACTCCGGCCCAATTGCCGCGTAAGCTCTCCTACCTGGAAGCCATATATCGTTTTGGCCGGCCGGACCCCGCCTATCGTCGTTGA
- a CDS encoding pyridoxal phosphate-dependent aminotransferase has protein sequence MKTDYRLADRVGKLGVETAFVVAGQAAAHAAAGNRVFPFHLGDLNLPTPPHIVEAACRALRDGKTGYTANVGIPQLREALAEEFRRTRGTSYTAENVAIQPGGKPVISKFLLTVMNPGDEVLYPNPGFPIYESQIQFHGGVAVPYGVVPGTTNFTFDIDGLEAAITERTKILIVNDLHNPTSAECSAEDRRRLAELAIRHDLLVLLDEAYFDIHYDGQSTSIVSEPGMEERSVILYTFSKRFAMTGWRLGAALGPKEIIQVIGKLNVNDESCSTHFVQWAALEALTGDQQPVREILQVLKQRRDRCVDLLNDIEGITCFRPDATFYLWPDITEAMGGKGFTAYQPFLATVLQETGVSMCARSHFGTPLPGENRFFLRLAYSGIDVAAIEEGLQRLKAFIER, from the coding sequence ATGAAGACAGACTACCGATTGGCTGACCGAGTGGGCAAGCTCGGCGTCGAGACCGCTTTTGTCGTCGCCGGGCAGGCCGCTGCGCACGCAGCTGCCGGAAACCGAGTCTTCCCGTTTCATCTCGGGGACCTGAATCTGCCGACTCCCCCGCACATCGTCGAGGCCGCTTGTCGTGCCCTGCGCGACGGCAAGACCGGCTACACCGCCAATGTCGGTATCCCGCAGTTGCGCGAGGCCTTGGCCGAAGAATTCCGCAGGACGCGCGGCACCTCGTATACCGCCGAAAATGTCGCCATTCAACCGGGCGGTAAGCCGGTCATCTCCAAGTTTTTGCTGACGGTGATGAATCCCGGCGATGAGGTCCTTTACCCGAATCCCGGCTTCCCCATCTACGAATCACAGATCCAGTTTCACGGCGGTGTGGCGGTGCCCTACGGAGTTGTTCCCGGCACGACCAACTTCACCTTCGACATCGATGGACTGGAAGCGGCCATCACCGAGCGGACGAAGATCCTCATCGTCAACGACCTGCATAATCCAACCAGTGCCGAATGCAGCGCCGAAGACCGGCGCCGTCTTGCCGAGTTGGCCATTCGTCACGATCTGCTGGTCCTTCTCGACGAGGCCTATTTCGATATTCACTATGACGGCCAATCAACATCGATCGTCTCCGAACCGGGCATGGAAGAGCGTAGCGTCATCCTCTACACCTTCTCCAAACGCTTCGCCATGACCGGCTGGCGGCTCGGAGCGGCTCTCGGGCCAAAGGAGATTATCCAGGTCATAGGCAAGCTCAACGTCAACGATGAGTCCTGCTCCACCCATTTCGTCCAATGGGCTGCCTTGGAAGCTCTCACCGGAGATCAACAACCGGTGCGAGAGATCCTGCAGGTGCTGAAGCAACGGCGGGACCGGTGTGTTGATCTGCTCAACGATATCGAGGGCATCACCTGTTTCCGGCCGGATGCCACCTTCTACCTCTGGCCGGACATCACCGAGGCGATGGGGGGCAAGGGGTTTACCGCCTATCAGCCGTTTCTCGCCACCGTTCTTCAGGAGACCGGCGTTTCCATGTGCGCCCGGTCCCACTTCGGGACGCCGCTTCCTGGCGAAAACCGCTTTTTCCTCCGCCTTGCCTACTCGGGCATCGATGTGGCGGCCATTGAAGAAGGTCTCCAGCGCTTGAAGGCATTCATCGAGCGTTGA